caagcccttcaactcctcaggttcatatccctttattccatccaaaactcaaacttagaaactatctcattaaaacccagaaaatcacataaggaaaccttaaaacttacctcaattgactggctaaatcttgctagttcttctagcttcaccaaggtccttagccctaagctctatcttgagcttactctggaattccagctccaaaacccacaaggCATGGTGAAGAGATGAtccagccgaatgagagagagagggataactctaagtgtcctatttttctttctttcttcttttccttaagcttctgggttaatctacaacttccactaagacaTAAAGACAGATGCTACTTATCCCTTATAGtcaaatgaccacattgccctcccaattaaaccaagcttttaaatatcctaagggcattctagtcattgcTCCCAActcccactaactcctcaagtgtcctaaatatttaccacttaattctcgTCATCTAgttagtcaccaattatatttctcaataccgaatcatctccaatatattctccaaattcccagatacatcccCAGACTCAcactgagccgggtataaatccccgctgtgactttcccgctaaaccgcttgttaggatcgcctcaagccacaagctgcagacatacccacataataatgtggtctcaacattatcctaccaatatacacacaaatacacaattacgctctcaatgagccaaattaccataataccctcacagcagagtatatagtcccatgcatgcctttatcatcatataataatatgacccacataatcatgcatgtaatcatataataacacagtaaatcaattatggccctcccggcctcctaatcaaggtcctaaaccttattaggaaatttgggtcgttacaaatgttATAGATCtatggtccctgaaatggctcaaacaaacactgacaaagataaatacaaaaatgggcaaaaatgacttatttgataagtaaaatatttttctatgcactaaacataattattgtataattatgtgtaattaattaattatttgatttaacaaaaataaaattaattttgaattaatttatttttggaatttttggtatttaaataatgatgaaaattggaaaaatcacatgccctccctggcatGAGTTGGGCGTGTAACACAGTGcatagtcactgtgctacacacacaagaaagttctagaagaatcttggttcaacaattttagttatttaaatattaaataaataatgagatattttaatatgattaaaatattattatttaaacaaaaatctgataactgattagttatttttaaattatttaaaataactaatattattgatttttattatattggatatattaaatataagagatcagtttttcagagtgatacttttcagagatagaaaatatatcgtgaaatctccctgagagaaatagaatagtgctacaagcataggtcactgttcttcacaaatttaggtccaaactttatcagatctcatgtgttgagaacatctgataaatagattttgcctattgctttgtataacgagcccacactcgttctttgtatgttgagaacattttggaaaatcctggtgtgagatctcaaggattttgccgtacaaaaagatagcagcaaggaaggacttgaggtaatagtcatctctttgattcaatatatatatgtatgtgaagaagtagatctagaaatcttgtggggttaaattaacaattttgattgttgttacGTTGCatataatctctaatttgatctataaaaaccaacatggAATCATGCTTATTCATACAAGTGTTTAGCCactgcttgttattttcgagcttacgctttacgagcctacattttgagactcatttattcatcctcgaaatttgggtgtaacacatGTAACTTGTAGCACTTCTCAATAGTATGTCCAAGGACATTACAGTGGGTGCAAAAGGGGTGGTTCTTTCTTGGAGGGTATTGTTTGGATACAATAGAATCATATCGGTGAGATGAGGATTTGTCATTTAGAAGGGCAAATGTCATGGAAGGATTGGGATCAGAAGCAATGGGTCCACACTGGTTTTCTTCCTGTGTAACTAAATGAAAAACACGATTTAATTCAGGGAGAGGATCCATGAGGAAAATGTTACCTCAAACTTAAGAGTAGGAATCTTTGAGCCCCATGAGAAAAGACGTGATATATTCCATGTGATGGTGCTCTTGTAATTTCTTAACTCCTCCACATGTACAATTGTTACATGTACAACTTGCTCAATAATTTGAGAGTTCTTCCCAAATCGTCTTCAACTTAGTATAGTAAATACTAACTGTCTGCATATCCTGCTTCAAGTTCATGAGCTCCTTCCTTAGATTGAATATATTGGGGGCCATTCCTACGTTGAAATCTAACTCTAAGATCTTTCCAAAACTCGGATGTGGACTCATCATATAAATACTTGCTTAAATGTCTTTAGAAACCGAGTTAAGTATCCAAGAAATGACTATGTTATTGTTACGAAACCAAGCATTGTATAAAGACAAATAAGAAATTGAGGGTTTAGGAATTGAGCCATCAAGAAACCCAATCTTGTTTTTGACAGAAAGTGAGAGCTTCATTGCTCTGCTCCATGAAGCATAGTTTTCCTGGCCGGTGAGTAACTGAGAAACCAGAACATTGCCTGGGTTGTCACCATGGTGAAGATAATAAAGATCGAATGGGTCTTCAAGAGGTGTTCTTGGATGAATTGCTGgtgtgatttgatgagtttgCATAGGTGGAATCCGAGATTCATCATTAGCAGATGAATCATGTGCATCAGAAGGGGAATTGGAAGGTGGAGTATGGTCATCATTTGCCATGATCGAAGTTTTGAAAAAGAACAGATCAGGAGAAAGAAAATGCAGAAAAACAACGAAGATgaaggagaaaagaaaagagaaaaggaaaaaccagCTAAGGGAATCAAAGGAGAAAAATGTTGATGAATGAGAAGATGAAACAGAATGAGAGCGAAAGCAGAACCAAGAACACTACGTCGCCAGAGAATACAATACGACTGAGTAGGAAGGAGATTGGACGGTCACCGGAGAAGAGGATTGCAAGAAACTTCGAAGTTTCCGGCTCTGGTACCATATTACGGAGAGAAAACTGTGAGAGACTTTTATTAATCAAAGTGAAAAAATCGATTATACAAACTCAAAACTAACACCTATATATAGCCTAACTAAGatacaagaaagaaaagttggaGCCTAACAACCTAACTAAGCAACAtaataacaaataaataataaaaatagcaAAACAGAAATAAAAGGATAATACAGGGAAAAAGCCCAAACAGAAATGTCCTAATAATCCTAAGAATCTATTATTATGAGTTTTCAATCAACGCCAAAACCAAGTAAAAGCactaaattttaatatatatacatattttatatataaaaaactgGGTTCATATAATGAACAAATTTATAGTGGACAAGAATATTAACCAATTACTTTTGCTAGAGTTAGAACTCAAAATGAGCTATCCTTTTACAGTTTACAGAAGTTGTGAGAAAAGAAGGTCCAGAATCATCAAATCTCATTCTTGGAATTGAATTTAGCAAAAGCAATGAATGGACAAGTTTGTTATTCAAATGAAGAAAtaaaaacttatatatatatgtatattgttGTATAAATCTCATAGCATTAACTTAGAAAATGTCTGGAGTAGTGACCACAAGAGGGGTCACTTTGTCTAGATTTCCCCGAAATTGATGCGTATAACAAACAGACACATGTCCTACACTCGAGTAGGTAGGTGGGCACCTTTTCCGACAATCGAAGTAGAAAAGCACCTATTGTGCATGTCAAGAGTGACGCCATACACGAGCAGGGATTTGAGGGAAAATGTTATACCCTAAAAATACGAGTTAAATCATCTTGTTTGAGGTGCAGTTATCAAGCAATAGATGAAGGTTACAAGACTCTGAAGAGATTTCATTAACTCCAGATTAGATAGCTCGAGATTATATCATCGAGTTGGGCTATCATGAGATCCTCCAGATCGCCATAAATGTCGTATAACACAACATCTAGATTGCCCCGTCAGTTTTTGAGCATTACTGGGGTTGGATCGCCTTGGCGTATAACCTCCAGTTTGAGGAATATATTCAGCTCACGGCAGTCCTGTGACACACATAAGGGTGAATCCCCTGGGGCTTAGAGGTTATTTATATACAATTAATACTTGTAATCGTTATATAATAAATGTTCGATATCACGACAATTAGCATATATAAGATATTTCTATATTTGGGAAGTTATGCATTCTTGTAAGTTACCATATATTGTACGATTACCCAAAATTGTTCATCACTCCCTATAAATATAAAGATAATTGACAGATCTATGCATAAATTCTTTTAATTATTTCTCCAAGAGTTCATAAATggaataatataataatatttttttgtggACTAGGTAAATTTTAACCACATAAAATTTAATGTGTTATTTACTTACGGTTTACAATTGCCTAATCTCCCTtattcatatttattaatctactgttggtgaaaaaACGTGTAAAGAGAACTGATTTGAATATAACTAGTATACTTTGCAAATACTCAAGGTATGaaatgttgaaaaaaaaaatcacttctTCAAGGTTACTAACTTGCATTTAATAAGAGTTTACCCATTTGATACTATGCTAGGAAGAATAGAATAGAACACCAAACAAATCAAACCATCTTTATTTATTCTGATATATTAGGCTTTTCCTTTCCGCACTCTTTAATGCTTTCAGTATACGTCTTCTTGGAATCCTCAAGGTAGGCCTAAACTTTCTTAAAAAAGTTGAACCCCAAAGGGGACTGAAGCACCTTATTATTCTTTTCCACTTTCTCCAAACCTTGCTTTGGTTCTCTGTAATTTAAACTACATATTCAATCTTCTTTTTCTTCCAAATTAATATTTGGTTCGTTAAAAGAGAAAGAAGATGATATGGGAAACCTCTTCTCCTTACTTGGTAGACAAAATAGTTCATCATCAAATTCCAGAAGCCAAAGCAGTAATAGAAGCAATGGAACTCCACATTTAGGGCGTAGGAGCTCAAGTTCTCATTCTAAAGCATTCAGCTTTTTAAAATCAGCTAAGGGCATGGGCATGAGCACTTCTAGTGCTGCTGGTGAAAAATCACTCGCTAAGAAGAAATATGCCTTCATTCCTGACCTTTTCACTTCTCTTTCTCAGGTACTCTCCGCGctattcaaaattttatttttcttcttcttctgcttAATTGAAACCCCCTTGTTTTTCTTACTGGGATAATAATTCAATtctaaaattttatattatttggtaaaagaagaaaaaacatttGGACTAGGGCAGCCATGGAAACTATGGAAACTAGAAGATTTTTTCGGATAAAACgagttttatttattaaataatattattatttagaaATATATTCAAAATATTTATCTGGACTTATTGAGTATAGGTATAGTAATTTTTTTTGGGTAGGTATTAAATATTGAGAGCTAGATCTATCCAAATGGATTCAAAATTAGATTAAAGATGACCAAGAAAAAACAACTTCCAAAGTCGTCCATAAAATTTGCACTTCCTTACAAGAGCACGTTATCACTCATTAGTTCCAAAatcatataattattatttttgaagtCATTGACTTTTTGGTCTTTGTGATTTTTCTATTTTGAAAATTACTATGTAAAGTAAAATCTAATAAAGAAAAATGGCAAACAGTGcggaaattttgaaaatttaagaCAGATATTTGATATGTGTTGGTGAGTTTTGTTTAACATAAAATTGGATACAAAAGATGTTTTCCACATCTTTTAGTTTCTTAaaaaatgttacacttttatcAAGCAAGTCATTTTTCCCTTCAAAATTGTTCGCTCCCAAAAGAAATTGTTAAACTTAATTAATGTCTACAATCCTAGTTTGAATTTTCATGTCATTTTTCTATTGAATCAAACAAAGAGGACAAAAATTGAGAagaatatttacaattcaaaaagcTTTCATATTATTTCATCCTTTTTCTTATATGCTTGGACAGGGAGGGGCCTTATATTCAATCAaaccaaattattattttaaattattcaaaattttaacACATTTTAAAATTGAATTGAAAAAAAACAATCAATCCTTGTCACCATTTGAACActatataaaataaattttttggaCAAGTGATTGAATCTTCTACTTTTACATATTTCCTTTTAAGATTTTGGAAGGATACGAATAAATACTTTCCTTAAAGCAGCCATTGGAATTTGTCCTTCGGCTAAATTGTTTTCCTTGAGTCAATAAAAGTATTGATTCGTTTCCTTCATGTCTTCTCCATTTTTTTTCTAAGGTTtttgtttaatatatataaataagatattttatcacaatttttttaaaaataatgtaaagaaaatatcttaaaaatttattttattatatttgtattttataaatttataaattttgttaCTGTACTTTTTGTAATATTATtcatcttttttaatttttttaattaattagatgGCATGCggtatattattaaaaaaatatgatgTAATTTGAaagataatataaaaaaaatagtattttagacttgattttagttaaatattttcaaatataatatttactGTTTAGTTCATTGACCACATTCTATGCTTCTTTAAACCCGTCGCATCTTCAACGACTtaagaattgatcttataattgaaaatatttagacTGAAATCAGATCTAAGACACTATATCGATTCATTTTGTAAAACATAAGGTCTGAAgtattatttaacaaaatacaataaCTGATTGTACATTCCAAAAAAACTCAGGattcaaaataattttttcccTATAAAAAATTGTTAATCATATCCCTCAACATTACTAAATATTAACACCATTACAAAAATAGTCGTGGAttcacatataattatatttttataataatgatttatatatatatacataaataattCATATTTTAGTGTAAATCTTGTTTGATAGTAATAGTATTCTTATTTAATTAAACATGGATGATCGATGCATTTGAAAAGAAAAGGCCTTCCccttaaaaaaaagaaagaaataaaaaggCCAAAACGGACATTGATTGGCTAGTCAAGtaaaactttttttattttttattttttttaattaggaaCATGTACACACCATTTTAGAGTATTGCTACATGACACCTACCTAATAGGGGTGAACATTTCACTAAAAAAAACTCGCAAATCCGCCCGACTCGCAACCTAAAAACTCGATTTTTTGCAAAACCCATCGAATTCGGGTGAAATCCGATCCGAATCCGACATGGttcgggtcgggttcgggttttgaAATTAAGGACACACAGGTTTTAGTTACACCTGAAcccaaacataattaaaaaaaaatcaaaaaaattaatgctttttaaaaaaaaaaaattactaataccCAATTTGTAAAATCAAtattaccaaactaacaacaaagtaaaaaaaaaaacatgtgaaaagtagaaaaaaaaaatgtcaaaaaatagtatttttgaaatttttttaccaaGGTCCTCTTTCGGCCCAAAGCTCATTTTTGGACCAATCTCACCCGAAACCCAAAACCACCCCAAAAATGGAAAATTTCTGACCGGATTCGATACCACTTTCTTCTACCCGAAACtcgcaaaacccgaacccgatgcaCCCGAAACTCGACCCGAGTGCACCCATACTGCCTAACACATTACATTGATATCTATAAATGTTGGACACTAAAACACCCTATAACAttaacattatttaattatgGATCTTAAATGTTTTAATGATGATATACTATGTAGGGTAGCATGTCCGTagcaattttaaaaaataaataatggaGAATGAGAATCTTTAGATTCTTTTTTTCATATGAAAGAATATTCCCAGGTCACCGCACTTTTGCTCAGATAGTGATAATCACTTCAATGTGTTTTACTTTAGTCCCCACACGTTTGCCGAGATAGTGATAACCATTTCaaggtattttatttttttatatgagaatttatttatttggtactttatgtttttgtaaagtattattttgatatttctattttcaataatgctcatatgataccctgtattttaaaattatacatatttgatattctagactcagatttgatagataaaattttgtcaatatgatcaaactgttatcagttatatgtaattaagtaattaaatttaaatttggaacttacataattgacagcagtttgattaaattggtaaaattttattaattaaatttgagtttaggataccaaatatgtacgattttaaaatactgGGTACTATATGATActatatgagtattattgaaaatagagagtaccaaaatgatactttgtaaaaatacaaggtaccaaatggttacctacccttttTATATCCAAAGAAGCTTGTTTAaccaatttattttttattttattgcttTTTGGGGAACTTGTTTGACCATCACCTAAGCAAATGTTCTTATCTTATTCTGAATAAGAACTTACGTTTTCGACTCAAAAATAGACAACTACTCACATTGTTAAAAAGAAACACATCTAACTACATCAATTATTACGAGCTTTCAATCAACGCCAAAACCAAGTACAAGCactaaattttaatatatacatattttataaaaaaaaattggttcatATAATGAACAAATCTATAATGGACAAGAATATTAACCAATCATTTTTGCCACTCTCTGATACAGCTAGAACTCAAAATGAGCTATCCTTTTACAGGTTACAGAAGCTCTGAGAAAAGAAGGTCTAGAATCATCAAATCTCATTCTTGGAATTGATTTTACCAAAAGCAATGAATGGACAGGTTTGTTATtcaaatgaaaaaagaaaaaatgattttccttatttattttttgtgttttttgctGAATAAATCTCATAAGCATTAACTAAGAAAAAGTCTGGACTAGTGACCACAAGAGGGACCACTTCCTCTTGATTTCCCCGGAAATGAGCATATGTAATTCGAGCCCATTTAGCCAAGGAATCGGCTAGCATATTATATATTCTTGGAAGAAAAACGAAGGAAGTACTTTCAAACTTACTCAACAAATTAACACAAACAGAAAAAACAGAAAAAGCTTCCCAAGAAAACGGTCAAGTCCTAGTCCTCGAAGCTTCAGCCGCCTCCAAAGAGTCTGACTCAATAGTAACGTTCCGCAACCCCTGCATGATGGAAAGCTCCAAGGCATGCTTTACAACCAGCAGCTCAGCTTCCAGCACCGAGTTAGCCCTTACACGCTCAGCTACCGCCATATTCTGCGTCTTAACTATCACAGCTAGCCCCGACCTTCCTTGGAAACAGGAGGCATCCGTCTTTATAGTTATGTCGTTTGATTCCTTTACCTCTGCATTGACAGGCTCGTTAGACCCTTCTTCATTCTCTCGGAACAGAACTGAGAACTCAAAAAGCGTTGCTGCAATTCGTGCCAAATCTTGTTTAGCTCAACTCAAAGTCATCCCCCTTAATCTGAATCGCATTGCGCCACTTCCAAACCATGTCACATAAACAACCAGCAAAGATGACGACCTCCGTATCTTGGCAATCACACAACCAATTTATGCAGTCAGTTGTGCTTTGCCAGGCAAAACCCTCAATTGTTATTCCCCACTTAATCCGAAACCAAAGAGCTTTTGTAATTGGGCATTGGCAGAGTAGATGAAAGCAAGTCTCCTCGACCTGTCCGCATAACGTGCATAAGTTCGTTCCATTCTTTATGAAAGGCATTCTGTCCATCGTTGGCAGACAACTCGTTCCAATCTTTCATAGTAAGACAGCTTGCCTCATGTGTAACTTCAAATGCCAGAACTTAGACCATGTAACATTTTCGGGTCTGAATCTCAAATTCTGGTCAGCCCAATATGCACTTTTGATTAAGAACTTTCCACTCCGACTTGCCGACCAGAACATGATGTCCTTCGTACCGTCAGGCAGCGGCTTGATTCGCAAGATAGCCTCTGCCATATCATCATTAAAACTGTCTTATGATCTCCTCTTTCCATTCCCGAGTGAAACAAATCTGAAACTCTGGAAAAGGGGTGCACCACTGTGTACTTGAAGCCTTTCTTTACCTTTTCTGGATCCGTCCAAGATACCCAAGGCGAATCTGACACCTGTTGTTCAACAGAAGTAAAATCCATCGTCTTACAATACTTAGCAGTTAATGCCTTTACCCAAGGTCTGTCTTCTTTGCACATCAGAGTCCAAGCCAGCTTAGCCAGCAGAGCTTGGTTAATATCTGCAAATTTCCCTATACCCAGCTCACCATTACGTTTTGGCTGACATATCTCACGCCAGTCCTTGATAGCCATGAATCTACTCTTGTATGTCGGCCCAATGATTTTCCTTATTTGTATATTGTTTATGAGTGTTCATGTGACAAAAATCAAACTACTTGGGCCTTTAACTGACATAAAATAGTTGgttccttgatttttttttttttagtctttcagcttttcaaaataaaatatactCAACAAAGACGATAAAAACTAAAACAATATGCTTTCCAAACGTTTACCATTTTAGTATCATATTCAAAGGAAAATAAGATAAATCCTACAATCTATCCTCAACAGAAAGAGAATATTAAGTTAAATAACAGTAGGTCTGATTTAGAGAGGCATGGGTAAATAAAAATTGGAAACATGCCTAAAAAATATAGCTATGAATTATGGTAAGCTAGGAAAGAGTAAAATATAATTGTTCTTCTCCTTAGTTTCCACTTGATATATATGCGATGAGAATGTCCAAGAGATTTTGGTCAAGGACTAGATAGGCTTAAGATGTTCATCTGATTATCCATAACACTgcattgttttattttattttatttttttcaagttCCGCTATTCCTAAATTGATTTTCCATGAGAAAAAGGCGCTGAATCTAATGCATCAATGGTGTTATTGAAGGGAAAAAATCATTTAAGAACCAAAGCCTGCACGCTATTGGCGATACACCAAATCCGTATGAAAAGGCCATCTCCATCATTGGAAAAACTCTGGCTCCCTTTGATGAAGACAATTTAATTCCTTGTTTCGGTTTTGGTGATGGTATTCCCTCATGAAATCACTCTTTTATGTCTGTTTTATATTAGCATTTTTCAAATCTAACCACTGATTATTTACTCTTCCACTATATAGCTACTACTCATGATCAAGAAGTGTTTAGCTTCCACAGTGACCATTCACCTTGCCATGGTTTTGAAGAAGTTTTGTCCTGCTACAGAAAAATAGTTCCCAACTTACGACTTTCGGGTTGGTTTTATCTCTTTTACAGTCTTCCATGGTTTTGAATTTCACATTTAGAAATGAAGTTCAAATTGAACTGGATGTAACATATGGGTTAGACTTTTTCTAAACCATCTAATCAAATCTAGTGCAACTTGCTTAACATAAGAGACAGATTCATATAAATATCTTGTCTTTAAGGGCCAACTTCTTATGCTCCGGTTGTGGAGGCGGCTATAGACATTGTGGAGAAAAATAATGGCCAATACCATGTGTTGGTTATCATCGCAGATGGCCAGGTTTGAACCTGACTCTCCCTGTTAACAATATGTTTTCTCACATGTATGATCTTGCTAAGCAATAGTGTGGTGTCTTTGGTGGTTAAGGTTACAAGAAGTATCGACACCAGCGACAATGAATTGAGTCCACAAGAGAAGGAAACAATAAGATCTATTGTCGAGGCAAGGTGGATGATTTGAAACTTTGTACTGATATTGAAGTTCATCTCttcatgttttgaaaataaagctCAGTTCATAGTTTTGAAGCTAagaaaggtaaaaaaaaaaaaactaaactcaaACTTGTTTGAATAACCAGTTCACATCCACTGTCAATTATCCTTGTCGGAGTTGGAGACGGACCTTGGGAAGACATGAGGAAATTCGATGACAAGCTCCCAGCTCGCGAATTTGATAACTTTCAGGTACGACATTAAAACAAAGTTGAACTTCAATCAACTAAAGTTGAGTTGCCACGGAACTCAACATCTGCTAATTTTCTAACTACATTTGTATTTTTGTATGCAAGTTCGTGAATTTCACCAATATCATGTCTTCAAATACAAGTCCTGCGGAGAAAGAAACAGCTTTTGCTCTAGCAGCCCTCATGGAAGTCCCTTTCCAATATAAAGCAGCATTTGAGTTTGGCATACTTGGGTACGAAGTTCTGAATTCTGTTTTTCACATGTTTTATCTCCGTCTCTGTTAATTTGAAGACTTCTCCAGACTTTTTATAGAACAAATTATGTTACGTTGTTCTGATTTCCAGAACCATGAGTGGCAGAAACACCacttgattaaatgttcctttGCATACATTTTGATTAATGTCTCTTTCTATTCAATAAAAGACGAGTGACAGGAAAGGCAAAGAAGGTCGTTCCACGCCCTCCACCAGGTCCTTATTCGCGTCCTACACTGCCACGGGAACCAAGCAACTTACCATCAGACTCGGGAGATGAACGAAATCAGATGGTATGTACTTAATCTAAGCTAGCATACTTGATAGTGTCTATACAAAACCATGCAGTTCTTTCAATAAGAAACCAAGATAATTTGCTATCTTGTCTAAATTCAACCAGAGTTTATAGTTTGTTGGatctgaggatgataaccagCTTTATTTAAAGGATGGTTTAGAATATAGGAAAAGTGCTTAACATTAGAGTGAAGAAAGCCAGTATCACCAAAATTGCATACAGGGAACCCCTTAGTATTGAGAATTCTAATGTTTTCACTTCCATCCAATTTGAATGCAGGCATGCCCCATTTGCTTGACTAATGGGAAAGATTTGGCATTTGACTGTGGACACATGGTAAGTTGTAACAACAATACTGCTTTCTTCTGTTTCAATCCAAACTACAACCAAATCCACTGTCCAAAGTCAGATTTGGACATAAAAATCCACAACAAGATGATCATTCCtattgaattatttgtattataGCATTAAAGAGTAATTggaattttatttcatttttcatATCATATCAAGTTTTGCTAAGAACTGCATCTCCATTCTgtaacaattaacaatagttggAACACCTTACAGTTTCTAGAATATGGAGTAATTGATTTTGTGCTTTAAAACTGCAATATCAGTTGGTGCATAAGTAGACACCCAAACTATTCTCTCAAATGAACAACTGAAAAACTGACCATTATAACTTGTAAAATTCCTTTGCAACTTGAACGAGGCCAGCTCAAGTAATAAATATATCtataagaaacaaaacaaaaaaccTTGTAAATATCCTTATGCTAGCATAATATTCACAACACTTTCTTGCAGACCTGTAGAGACTGTGGCTCAAGAGTGGCTCAATGTCCCATTTGCCGCAAACCGATAAACCATCGACTCAGGGTGTATACTGGATAATCAGTGGATTTAACTTGTAAAATTCAGACCCCGTTTGGCAATTTGGATTTGTTTTACGACTAATAATTCACGTGTGTGGGTATGTTTGTATGCATGCATGTACATTACTAGACGTACGTAACACATATAT
This genomic interval from Humulus lupulus chromosome 8, drHumLupu1.1, whole genome shotgun sequence contains the following:
- the LOC133798655 gene encoding E3 ubiquitin-protein ligase RGLG4; its protein translation is MGNLFSLLGRQNSSSSNSRSQSSNRSNGTPHLGRRSSSSHSKAFSFLKSAKGMGMSTSSAAGEKSLAKKKYAFIPDLFTSLSQVTEALRKEGLESSNLILGIDFTKSNEWTGKKSFKNQSLHAIGDTPNPYEKAISIIGKTLAPFDEDNLIPCFGFGDATTHDQEVFSFHSDHSPCHGFEEVLSCYRKIVPNLRLSGPTSYAPVVEAAIDIVEKNNGQYHVLVIIADGQVTRSIDTSDNELSPQEKETIRSIVEASSHPLSIILVGVGDGPWEDMRKFDDKLPAREFDNFQFVNFTNIMSSNTSPAEKETAFALAALMEVPFQYKAAFEFGILGRVTGKAKKVVPRPPPGPYSRPTLPREPSNLPSDSGDERNQMACPICLTNGKDLAFDCGHMTCRDCGSRVAQCPICRKPINHRLRVYTG